The following nucleotide sequence is from uncultured Ilyobacter sp..
GGAAAATTTATAATGTCCCATAAATGTGTCCATTAGGGGAGGCCCTATAAAATGTTCTAGCTCCTTTAAAGACGGCGGTTTTATCCCCATCTTATCAAGGGCGTGACTTACCGATTTTGTTATTCCCACTCGGGAATCAGTGAGTGTACCGTCAAGGTCAAAAATAACCAGATCAAATTTTTTCATATTATCTCCTTCTTTGTAACTCTACTTGTGCGAATTTAACCTGGAACTCTTAATATTTTTAAGAGTTCCGCTAATCCCATCCCTTTTTTTGTCATTTCAAAGATAAAAGAAATGACATCTTTTTTCAGCAACTTGTCTCTTCTTTCCTTTTCTTACAAATACAAGGGATATATAGGATAAAAGCATTTAAAATAAAGGCAGATATGATGTATATATTCCCACTTTGTCCGCCATAGATCTTCCCAAACAATGCCAGTCCTCCTCCAGCAAAAATAGCTGAAATAATATATTCTTTAGAAACTCGGTATCCTAAAATACCTAAAAAAGTTGGTATAATAAATGCCCCGGAATATACTGAAAAAGCTAAAAATATTGAAGACAGAATAAATTGCATCTTAATGGCTATATATATTGAAAATATACCTAAAAATACTATAAATACCCTTGTGATGGCAATACTTTTCATATTTTTTAAATCTCCAATAAATATTTGTGTCAACATAGATGATGCTGTCAATAAGGTTGTATCTGCTGACGAAATCACTGCTGATAAAAGACAAAAATACATAAGTACCGCCATGGATTTTGGTAAAAATTCTTCTATTAAAAAAATCAGTGATGAATCTACAAGTCTGTCTCCAATGAGAGCTGAAGCATATATTCCTAGGGAAGATAGTATATACGCCAAGGGCAGTAAAATTATAATAGATAAAACTATCGCTTTTTTTGATGTTTTTATGTCCTTTGCACAAAATATTCTAGAATAAATATCTGGTCCAACAAAGAAGGTGGTTGAGTATGTGAGTAGCATAACAACTAATTCTTTATATCCAAATTTGTTATTTATTAACGGTAAGGCTTCCTTTAAATCATAGTTGAGGTTTGTATAGATAAAACAAATAAGTAAACCAAAAATTATGAATAAAAATTGGATGAAATCTGTTTTTATTATAGAAAACTGTCCTCCTAAACAAGTATATGCGATAAAAACCAAGCCACTCAGCCAAATCCCACCTGTATAGCTAATACTCGTCATCTTAGATATAATCATTGCGGCACCCATTATTTGAGATGCTACTATCCCTGTCCACGCAATAGGAATAACAAATGAAGCAATCTTATTAACTTCTATGCCATAAAAACTGCCTAGTAATTCAGGTAGATTATATCCCTTAAATGTTTTTAATCTTTCTAAAAGGAAATATAATACACCCAAACCTAGAGCAGCACAAATCATAAACCATGAACCGGCCCATCCATTTCTAGTAGAAAAGTTGACACTACCTATGATAGCAGAACTCCCTAATATAGTAGCAAGCAAACTACCTGTAAGGGGAAGAACGCCAGCATTGCCCCCTGCAACGTAGAAATCTTTAGTTCCTCTAATTTTTTTATAAGATCCTATGCCCACTAAAAATATTCCTAAAATATATAAATAAAATAATAGATCATTCATTTTTTCACTCCTTTTAACTCCCACAGCTTTTATTACTATGTCTCTACTTGTTTTAAGTATGTTGTCTAATTTGATTATTTCTTTTCATATAAAAGACTCCCAGAAAAATATAATATAATTCTACATTAATCTGGAAGTTTATTCAAATTTTAAGGTAGACTTAACTATTTTTTGAATTTTTCCAATATGAAGGATCATTATCCTTCATACAATAAACAGTAACTCCATTTTCCATATGATGATTTATGCATTCACAGCATTTACCATGACGGACACATTTGATATTAGGGCAAGTACATTTTTCATTATTACAGCTCATATTTCATTACTCTCCTTTTTTTTAAAATTTTGTTTATATTAATTATCAGGATACAAGCGTGAAGTCACATATCTGATCTAATATAGATTAACATTTTTAACATTGTTTAAATCTTCTAAAAATATTCTTTCGGTTTATCTTTAGTCTCCAAAATTTACCTTACAAAGTTATTAGAGTTCTTGACTCAATAATAGTTTAATACATTTTCTTCCAACTATCCGTGACCAACGTTACAATATCTATTTTTTTTCGGTAATTTTTTAAAAAAATATTATATGTAAAAAGACACTCCGAAGAGTGCCTTATCTAATGTATATTATATTTAAATTTGTTATTTTCCTAAATACAAAATTTGAAACAAACTCGAGTTTTATAATTTTCACTTCATAAATTCTTTTTCAAGTGCAGGAATATTTAAAATTTCAACTTTATCAAAAGAAATTTTTTTTATAATTTTTTGTTTTTCAAAATTTTTAAAAATACGTGAAATGACCTCTCTTACACTCCCAAGTTCCTTTGCTATAAAAGTTTTACTTTTTTCTATTTTGATAACAGTACCACCTTGTTTTTCCATTTCTTTTAGAATGTATTTAGCAACTCTTGATTTTACCGTAGGCTGTATTAGAACCTCTATAATATCCGAAAGACTAATTATCTTTTTGCTCATGTCCTTTAGAAAAAAGGTCAAAAATTCTTTATTCTGAAATAATTGAAAAACAATTTTTTTAGAAATTTCTAAAACAGTGGAGTTCTCCTGAGCAATAAGATTTGCCGGGTATTTTTCATCGTCAAAAATAAGTACCCCGCCAAAACATTCAGGTGCTTCATAATATGCAAGAACCTGCTCTTTGCCTGTAGAGCTGTATTTTATTCCACATATTGTCCCCTTGATTATCATACTAAGATTTTCACATCTATCCCCAAGATTATGCATTACTTGATTTTTATTTACTTCTCTTAATTTTGAATTTTTTATAAGATATTCTATCTGAGAATCATTAAGAGTATTAAACATTGGAATGTCTTTTAAAATCTTCCTCAAGAAAATAGCCATAATTTCTCCCTTTTAAACAAAATTTTTTTATAAAAAAATCCTATAAAATGTATTTACAATAACACTTAAAAGGAGCTTCATATAAAGATCTATCATTATCTTAACATAAGTTAAAAATAAAGGAGTAATTATTTATATCAAAATTTTTGTATCCCAGCATTCTATAGGGCTATTAATATTGATACCGTTAATATTTTTGAGAAAAATTATTCAGTAATTTTTATTTTTTTATCCACTTTATTTTTATCTTTTATATCTTCAAATAATGTGTATACAACAGGCACAATAAAAAGAAGGAGAAATGTAGAAGTACAGAGCCCTCCTATGACTGCAATAGCAAGGGAAGAATATTTTTCAGCTCCCACTGCAAGTTCCAAAGCCAATGGCAGCATCCCTGCTACTGTTGAAACGGTAGTCATTATTATAGCCCTGTAACGGAGGTGAGCAGCCTCTAAAATTGATTCTATTGCGCTCTTTCCCTTTTGTCTCTCTTCTATGGCAAAATCCAAGAGATGAATAGAGTCGTTGACTACAATTCCAGTAAGAAGAATTATCCCCAGCATGGTCGGCATGGACAGATACTTTCCCCCTATAAGCAGTCCAGTTACAACCCCTATAATTTCCAGAGGTATGGCAAGCATTATAGTGAAGGGATGTAAAAAAGATCTGAACTGAGAAACCAAAATTAGATAAACAAAGATTATAGCCAATGCCAAACCTGTCAGTAGTCTTCCCAAGGATTCCTTCATATCATCTTTTTCTCCAGATAGAACCACTGAATATCCTTGAGGAGCCTCATATTTTTCTAAAATTTTACCAATATCTTTGGTCACCTTGTTAAAAGCCCTACCTCTAGTATAACCCAGAATTTCCAGAACATTTGTCATATTTTCCCTTGTAACAAGACTTTGACCCTTTGTCATCTTCACCACTGCAAATTCACGAAGTGGAAATCTATTCCCCTGATTATTGACTATCTGTATATCTTCGATATCTTCAAAAGTGATTCTGGTGTCTTGTTTATATCTTAAATTTATGGCCACATCTTTTTTATTGGAAACCTTCATATCTTTTGATAATTCTGTCCCCTCCACTGCTTCTGCCACCTGTCTGGCAACATCTTGAGTAGAAAGACCGAAACTGGCGATTTTTATCCTGTCCATTTCTAGGTGTAGTTCGGGATTTTCAATTGTCCAAGATGTGGTTATGTTCTCAGCACCTGGTACAAGTTTTAATTCTGGTATTAGCTCCTTTGCCATATATTCCAGAACTTCGGGATTTTCTCCTGAAAGCTTTACCACCAGGGGAGCCTTTGTTGTAGATATAGCTGTAGAACCAAGCTCTCGTACCACAAAGGATCTCAACCCGGGAATTTTCTTTATATTTTCCCTTATCTCCTCCTCTATATCCCATATAGATCTTTCCCTTTTATTTCTGTCACTAAGAATCACGGAAATATACGACTGTTGGACACCATTTGCCCCTGTGATACTTGTGGTGTTGCTTTCGGTATCAGTTCCTATCTGACTAGAATACATCTCTATCTCACTGATATCATCAAGACTTTCCTCCACCTGTTTCGTTATCCATGAGGTTTTTTCTAAAGAAGAGCCTGGTTCTGCTTCCATGGAAATATATATCTGCCCGCTATCCATCACAGGTACCATCTCCATCCCTATAAGAGGTATCATATTTAAGGATATGATAAGTAAACCTATCCCAAAAGCAATGACGACGGGCCTGTATTTGAGAGCTATTTTGAGATACTTAAGGTATCTACCTTTGGAATTATCTAAAAATTTAATAAATGTTTTCCCCACCCAGTTCATGACCTTTAATATTTTAAACTCTTTTTTTCTGACATCTGATTTTAAAACCAAAGACATCACAATAGGTATAACAGTTAGAGATACTATAAGAGAACCGGTCCATGCAAAAAAAAGTGTCATGGATATTGGCCTGAACAACTTCTCAATAAAGCCCCCTGCAAACATAACTGGGACAACCACTACCATAGATGTAAGAGATCCGCTTAAATTTGACACTCCCACCTCATTAGTCCCTTCCAGAGCAGCCTTCAAAGGCTGTTTCCCCAGCTCCTCATAATGTCTGGTAATATTTTCTATCACCAAAATAGAATCATCCACCAGCATTCCTATGGACAGAAGCAGGGCAGTCATAGTGGTAGAATTCAGGGTAAGTCCTGACAACTTCATAAGAGCCAGGGTGAAAACAAAGGTAACAGGTATTGATATACATACAGCCAGAGTATTTCGCCATTTATTTAAAAAGAGAAAGATAACGAAAATAGTCAAAATTATCCCCTGAAATATACTTCCAGCCAGGTTGTTTACAACAAGTTCTATAAGTGTTGACTGGTCATCTACAATAACAAAATCAACCTCAGGATATTCTTTTCTGAGAAAATTAAGTGTGGCTTTTGATTTTTTTATTACTTCGATGGTATTGGAATCACGCTGTTTTATTATATTGATAGCCACACCCTCTGTTTTCCCCATGGTATAAAAAGATCCCCTCTGATCCTCATAATGATCTCTTATTTCGGCTACTTCATCCAAATACACAAGTCCTTCTGAGGATTCTCCTATAACTATTTTTTTCATGGGTTTCAGAGAATCATATTGAGCTGGAGTTCTTATAAGTAGTTCTGTGTTTGATCTTGTGGTCCTCCCTCCTGGAATGACTATATTTTCACTGTTGACTTTGGAAACAACCTCAGAAAGAGGTATATTAAAGGCAGCAAGTTTATCCTTATCTATACTTATTTCGATTTCACGTTTCTTCCCTCCGAAAACATCCACAGAAGCCACACCCTTTACCAGTTGGAGTCTGTCACTTATCTCATTATCTGCAAGTGTCCTCATCTCTTCCAAAGGAAAGGGACCGTTTACTGCAATTGTCAGTATAGGGGTATCTTCTGAACTTATTTTTTTGATTTGAGGTTCATCTATATCTGAAGGGAGCTGGTCCCTCACCAGATTAACGACATTTTGTACCTCCACAGCGGCCACATCCAGGTCTTTATCATAGTCAAATTCCGCAGTTACTACTGATCTCCCTTCCATAGCTTTTGAGGTAATCTTCTTAACCCCCTCTACAATTCCCAGTTTCTCTTCAATAGGCTCATTTATAAGTGTCCCTATATCTGAGGAAGATACCCCACTATAGGTTGTAAATACACTTACCACCACGGGATCCACATCTGGATTCAGCTCCGTTTTCATCGTAAAAAAAGAACTTACCCCCAAAAGGACAATGGCTATGGTAATGGCAAGGGTTGTATAGAGGTGTTTTATTGAAAGATCAGTTAAGGTCATTTTCCTTCCCTCCTTCCCCATTCTGCCAGATCAGGACCTTGCTGCCGTCTCTAAGATGACTCAGATTACCAGAAGCTACAAGATCACCTTTATTTATCCCGGAACTGATTTCAACCATGGCATTAGATTCTACCCCTGTTGTAACAATTGTTTTTAAAGCTTTTTCATCTTTAATAACATAGATATATTTTTTTTCATTATCAATATTAATAAATTCTTTGGGAACTGTTAAAACATTGTCAGCTTTATCAACTATCAGCCTTATTCTGGCAAACATATCCTCTTTGAAAAAGTGTTCCCTATTATCTAGCTCCACCTCTACAAGGGTAAGCCCTGAATTACCGCTTACAGATGGCATTATTTTACTTATTTCCCCTCTATACACCTCCCCCGGAATAGAATCTATGGAAATCTCTGTTTCCATCTCTTCTTTAATGAGTGGTAGATCTCTATTTCCCACACCGAAGGTTATCTTTACACTGTCATCTATTCCAAATTTAAATAGTCTCTCTCCTGAAGACACCATTTCTCCTGTCTCGGAAAAAAGATCCAGCACGACTCCGTCTTCCTCTGCCTTTATCCTGGTATATTCCCACTGATTTTTTGCATCTTCCAACTTATTTGAAGCAATTTCAAGATCTGCCCTTGCCTGATCCAGGTTTTTTTCAGCCATTCTGTTTTGTATTTTTATCTGATCCATTTCAAGTTTATATTTTTCAAGATCTATATTTACCCCTTCTTCCTGAGCTTTGATCTGTTCCAACTTGTATTTTGACTCTTTATAAAAATTTTCACTGTACTCGAAAGAGGATCTCGAAAGTGCTTCTTTTTCATATAGGGTCTTGTCCCTCAGGTAGTTTGATTTTTGTGTCTCAAAATTTGATTTTGCCTCAAGATATTTGTAGTGAATTTCCTTTTTATCAAGAGTTAAATTATCCAGAGTCAGAGATGATATTCTAATTTCTTTTATACTGTCTTCAAGATTAAGTTTTGCCTGTTCTACCTTTATTTTTGCATTTTCTTTTTCATTTTGTGATACGTTCAATTTTATTTTTAAATCTTTATCATCAAGAGATGCAAGTAATTCACCTTTTTTTACCCTGTCTCCTTCGTCTACATATATCTTGTTTATTAATCCCCCTACTCTGGGAGAAATCATAACCTCTTTATCAAGTTTTACATGTCCTGTATAATTTAGACTCTTTATCAAAGTTTTTTCCCCCACCTTAAAGACCTCTACAGGAACTCTTTGATCTGATTTTTCACTAGAAATTTTAGGAGGAGTATTTTCTATTTTTCTTATTATAGTTGTACTGAGCATTGTAATCATCATTATTGGTAATATAAGAAATAATTTTTGTCTGTCTTTTTTCATATTGAATCTCCTTTTAAAATATATTCTATATCCCCAGAAGCTTTTCTCATTTCAAGTTCTGCCATTTTATATTGATAAACAGCTTCATAATAATCTGTCTTTACATCAAGAAGAAGATTCTGGGCATCTATAATGTCAATAATTCTGTTTTTTTCAGCTTCATATTTTATTTTTTCTATTCTCAGGTTTTCTTCGGCATAACTTATACTTTTTTTAGCCCTTTTTAAATTTACCAAAGCAGTTTTCATATCAAAATAAGCTTCACAAACTTCTAAATTTATACGAGACTTAAGTTCTTTGATTTTTTCATTTAACATATCTTCCTCTATACGTGCCTGCTTCACTTTTGATAGAGCTGTTCCTCCTTGAAAGAAATAATATTTAAATTGAACTCCAGCATTCCAGTCATTAAAGGTTTCCAGATCGCTGTCCCCTTCCACGGTATAGTTCGCTATTAGATTTACTTCAGGTTTCATTTTGCCTTTATATACTTCAGTCATATATTTCATCTGAGATTTTTCTTTCTCCAGACTTAGATAATCTTTACGATTAATGAGGGCTTTAGCTGAAATATCTTCAAGCTTATAATCCTTAAAATCACCTTCATCTACTTCTCTTACAGTTACAGCACTTTCAGGTGGTATACCTGTCAAATGAAAGAGAAACAGATAACTACTTTTTAAGTCACTTTTAAGAGATTCTATCTCCTGTTCTGTTGTGAGTATCTCCACATCTACCTTTAAACCGTCTATTTTTATGGCCTTTCCCACATGAATATATTCATTTACTATTCTTTTTTCTTCAATTAGTTCATTTAAATGTTCATTATTTGTTTTGATTAATTTCTCAGTTTCAAGTATTTGATAATATCTCTGAGCCACATCATATATAAGTTTATCCTTTTCCCAGCTAAAGTCCAGTTTACCAGATTCCAGTGCTGCAGAGGCTGCCTTTTGATTCATTATGAGGCTTCCCCCTTTATAAAGAGGAATCTCTAAAGAGACAACTCCAGAATACTCTTCATCGTCCTTTACATAATCCCCACTTACGCTGTTCCCGACGGCAGTAACTTCATCATAATTTTTATATGACATATCAAAACTTATTTTTCCAAATCTTTCACCCCGGGCTATATCCACATCTTTCTCCCTCACCTCGACACCATGTTTTTGGGACTTGAGATTATGATTATTTTTCAGAGCCTCTTTTATAAATTCATTTAAATTCATATCATATCCTGCCGTTTTATCTTGGGCAAAAACAGGAGATACCGTTAAGATAAATAATATACTCCCAAAAGTATATAGCAATATGGATTTGATAGGACTTTTCATAACATTACCTCCTTCTGAAGGACCATGTTTACAAGCTGAGTAGAAATTCTACAGGTATTTTTTAATACTTTTTCTGTCCCTGAAAAATCTTTTAATTTTCCTAAATTAATTGTATTCATATCGACTCCTTTATTTAAGCGTGTTTTTTCATTAAAAGACAAACATTGAATTGATCTCTAATAACTAAATTTTATTTTATCACGAAAAACAATTAAATAAGCGTGACTTTAGTTACATACTTATTAGAATATTTATAGTAATATCTTAGGTGTGTACTATAAAAAGATTGTTGAATTTATTTATAAAAGTAAAAAGTGAGGTAAAAATGGAGACAATATTAGATTTAATAAAAAATAGAAGGACAACTAGAGCATATAAGAAAATGATGATCTCAGAAGAAGAGTTAGGAAAAATTATTGAAGCTGGAATGTGGGCCCCAAGCGGACATAATAGACAGCCCTGGCATTTTACGATTATAGAAAATAAAGAAATAATGAAAAAAATAAATTTAGATACCAAAGAAGCTTGCAAAAATTCTGATGATCCTTTATATCATGGGTGGGCAAATAATAGAGAATATGATGCATTTTACAATGCACCACTGTTGATAATCCTTTCATACAGGAAAGATGCTTTTTCCCCTATAGACGATCTTGGGGCGGCAAGTCAAAACATGGGATTGGCAGCTGAATGTTTAGGTATAGGAAGCTGCTGGATTGGATTTATCAATAAATTATTTGAAAATAATTTTAAAAAACAGGATGAATATAGAAGTCTTTTAAATATTCCTGATGCTTATACCCTACATCATGGTATGGTCTTTGGATATCCAAAAAAAGACAAATTGAGTCCCCAACCAAGGAGGGGAACTTTTAATAGAATAAAATAGTTTATGAGAATAGCTGTCATTCAATAATTCTTTAGATTATAATTTCAGTAAAAAAACAATATTAAAATAAAAAAGGAGGAAAAAACGATGATAGAAAAAGTATTTAAGATGTCGATGGAGGATAAAACTGTAGTAGAAAAATTGATTTTAGAGGATGATATACACTACATAAATATGGTATTTACTAAAGGCAAGGGGTTACCTCTACACTATTCAAATGCAGTTGTGCACATGACCGTAGTCAGGGGAAAACTATCCATCACTTTAGGGGATCAAGCTACAAAAGTATATGAAGCTGGAACACTTTTAAAAATACCTTTTGATGTGAAGATGAATGTTAGAAATGAGCATGATGAGATTTTAGGACTTATAGTAATAAAAGCTCCAGGCCCAAAAGTCCCAGTAAAATATGTAAGATAAAAATTCTCGAAACATCATTACCCCTTTACACCAAGATAGAACCATATTTGGTATTAACCTGGTCTAAAGGGGTATTTTTTTATAAAAAAACATAAGAAAATCCTATATACCCACACGATTTTGAAGTTGCCTAAACCACCATAACTTCTCTAGAACTCTCTAATAAAGGCATAGAACCAAAGTGTAACTTTCAACCAACACGGTCTAGTGAAAACCGGATCATTCTTAGCGTTTTATTTAAATTAGTTACATAACAAATAGTATATACTATTTGTTATATAACTATTAAAAAAAATCTAAAGAATTTTAAAAATATAAAGGAGGTTAAATTTTGATTAAGAATTCAGAAACAGAAAGTTATCAAATTTCTATTTGCAATTTAGTTCCGTTTTTACTCATTACTTTTATAATAGCATGGACAATTATTGGTTCATATATATTTTTGACAGATAAAATGGTCAATATATTTGGTGAATTAACTGGTGAACATCCACTATTTTTCCTAGCGGTATACTCACCTGCAATCGCCGCCATCTTTGTTGTAGTCTACAATAGTGGGATCAAAGGTTTACGGGACTATTTTACTCGTCTTTTGATTTGGCGCAGTACTAAGTCTTGGTATATTTTTTTGATTGTTGGTATTCCCGTTATTTTTATTGCGGGTTCTGCATTAAAGGGAAATTTATTCACAGAACCTTTTCAATTTTCTTCTTTAAGTTCTATTTTAATGGCATTTTTATTAACTGCGATTAAAGGGCCCGTTGAAGAGCTGGGCTGGAGAGGTGTGATGCTTCCTCTGCTCCAACGGAAATTTACCCCTATATGCTCATCTATTATTCTTGGTATAATTTGGGGATTGTGGCATCTTCCTGCCTTTTTATTGAGCGGAACACCTCAAGGAGCCTGGTCATTTACTCCGTTTTTCTTTGGTGCTATTGCATTAAGCATAATAGTAACAGCACTATTCAACAGGTCAAAAGGAAGTATTTTACTTCCAATGTTACTCCATTTCTTTCTTAATAATCCAATTTGGCCTGATGCACAGCCTTATGATATTTACCTATTTGTTATTACTGCATTTTTGGTTATATGGTTTAACCGAAAAATTATGTTTAACAAAGAAGATGCTGTAAGGAGAGTTATTCCTCTACGGTAATTATGATAAAATTATACAAATGATTATTATAAATAAAAAATATTACTAATGAATAAAATGTCTTTACAGG
It contains:
- a CDS encoding sodium:solute symporter family protein, which translates into the protein MNDLLFYLYILGIFLVGIGSYKKIRGTKDFYVAGGNAGVLPLTGSLLATILGSSAIIGSVNFSTRNGWAGSWFMICAALGLGVLYFLLERLKTFKGYNLPELLGSFYGIEVNKIASFVIPIAWTGIVASQIMGAAMIISKMTSISYTGGIWLSGLVFIAYTCLGGQFSIIKTDFIQFLFIIFGLLICFIYTNLNYDLKEALPLINNKFGYKELVVMLLTYSTTFFVGPDIYSRIFCAKDIKTSKKAIVLSIIILLPLAYILSSLGIYASALIGDRLVDSSLIFLIEEFLPKSMAVLMYFCLLSAVISSADTTLLTASSMLTQIFIGDLKNMKSIAITRVFIVFLGIFSIYIAIKMQFILSSIFLAFSVYSGAFIIPTFLGILGYRVSKEYIISAIFAGGGLALFGKIYGGQSGNIYIISAFILNAFILYIPCICKKRKEETSC
- a CDS encoding Crp/Fnr family transcriptional regulator, coding for MAIFLRKILKDIPMFNTLNDSQIEYLIKNSKLREVNKNQVMHNLGDRCENLSMIIKGTICGIKYSSTGKEQVLAYYEAPECFGGVLIFDDEKYPANLIAQENSTVLEISKKIVFQLFQNKEFLTFFLKDMSKKIISLSDIIEVLIQPTVKSRVAKYILKEMEKQGGTVIKIEKSKTFIAKELGSVREVISRIFKNFEKQKIIKKISFDKVEILNIPALEKEFMK
- a CDS encoding efflux RND transporter permease subunit, with the translated sequence MTLTDLSIKHLYTTLAITIAIVLLGVSSFFTMKTELNPDVDPVVVSVFTTYSGVSSSDIGTLINEPIEEKLGIVEGVKKITSKAMEGRSVVTAEFDYDKDLDVAAVEVQNVVNLVRDQLPSDIDEPQIKKISSEDTPILTIAVNGPFPLEEMRTLADNEISDRLQLVKGVASVDVFGGKKREIEISIDKDKLAAFNIPLSEVVSKVNSENIVIPGGRTTRSNTELLIRTPAQYDSLKPMKKIVIGESSEGLVYLDEVAEIRDHYEDQRGSFYTMGKTEGVAINIIKQRDSNTIEVIKKSKATLNFLRKEYPEVDFVIVDDQSTLIELVVNNLAGSIFQGIILTIFVIFLFLNKWRNTLAVCISIPVTFVFTLALMKLSGLTLNSTTMTALLLSIGMLVDDSILVIENITRHYEELGKQPLKAALEGTNEVGVSNLSGSLTSMVVVVPVMFAGGFIEKLFRPISMTLFFAWTGSLIVSLTVIPIVMSLVLKSDVRKKEFKILKVMNWVGKTFIKFLDNSKGRYLKYLKIALKYRPVVIAFGIGLLIISLNMIPLIGMEMVPVMDSGQIYISMEAEPGSSLEKTSWITKQVEESLDDISEIEMYSSQIGTDTESNTTSITGANGVQQSYISVILSDRNKRERSIWDIEEEIRENIKKIPGLRSFVVRELGSTAISTTKAPLVVKLSGENPEVLEYMAKELIPELKLVPGAENITTSWTIENPELHLEMDRIKIASFGLSTQDVARQVAEAVEGTELSKDMKVSNKKDVAINLRYKQDTRITFEDIEDIQIVNNQGNRFPLREFAVVKMTKGQSLVTRENMTNVLEILGYTRGRAFNKVTKDIGKILEKYEAPQGYSVVLSGEKDDMKESLGRLLTGLALAIIFVYLILVSQFRSFLHPFTIMLAIPLEIIGVVTGLLIGGKYLSMPTMLGIILLTGIVVNDSIHLLDFAIEERQKGKSAIESILEAAHLRYRAIIMTTVSTVAGMLPLALELAVGAEKYSSLAIAVIGGLCTSTFLLLFIVPVVYTLFEDIKDKNKVDKKIKITE
- a CDS encoding efflux RND transporter periplasmic adaptor subunit → MKKDRQKLFLILPIMMITMLSTTIIRKIENTPPKISSEKSDQRVPVEVFKVGEKTLIKSLNYTGHVKLDKEVMISPRVGGLINKIYVDEGDRVKKGELLASLDDKDLKIKLNVSQNEKENAKIKVEQAKLNLEDSIKEIRISSLTLDNLTLDKKEIHYKYLEAKSNFETQKSNYLRDKTLYEKEALSRSSFEYSENFYKESKYKLEQIKAQEEGVNIDLEKYKLEMDQIKIQNRMAEKNLDQARADLEIASNKLEDAKNQWEYTRIKAEEDGVVLDLFSETGEMVSSGERLFKFGIDDSVKITFGVGNRDLPLIKEEMETEISIDSIPGEVYRGEISKIMPSVSGNSGLTLVEVELDNREHFFKEDMFARIRLIVDKADNVLTVPKEFINIDNEKKYIYVIKDEKALKTIVTTGVESNAMVEISSGINKGDLVASGNLSHLRDGSKVLIWQNGEGGKENDLN
- a CDS encoding TolC family protein, with the protein product MKSPIKSILLYTFGSILFILTVSPVFAQDKTAGYDMNLNEFIKEALKNNHNLKSQKHGVEVREKDVDIARGERFGKISFDMSYKNYDEVTAVGNSVSGDYVKDDEEYSGVVSLEIPLYKGGSLIMNQKAASAALESGKLDFSWEKDKLIYDVAQRYYQILETEKLIKTNNEHLNELIEEKRIVNEYIHVGKAIKIDGLKVDVEILTTEQEIESLKSDLKSSYLFLFHLTGIPPESAVTVREVDEGDFKDYKLEDISAKALINRKDYLSLEKEKSQMKYMTEVYKGKMKPEVNLIANYTVEGDSDLETFNDWNAGVQFKYYFFQGGTALSKVKQARIEEDMLNEKIKELKSRINLEVCEAYFDMKTALVNLKRAKKSISYAEENLRIEKIKYEAEKNRIIDIIDAQNLLLDVKTDYYEAVYQYKMAELEMRKASGDIEYILKGDSI
- a CDS encoding nitroreductase gives rise to the protein METILDLIKNRRTTRAYKKMMISEEELGKIIEAGMWAPSGHNRQPWHFTIIENKEIMKKINLDTKEACKNSDDPLYHGWANNREYDAFYNAPLLIILSYRKDAFSPIDDLGAASQNMGLAAECLGIGSCWIGFINKLFENNFKKQDEYRSLLNIPDAYTLHHGMVFGYPKKDKLSPQPRRGTFNRIK
- a CDS encoding cupin domain-containing protein, with protein sequence MIEKVFKMSMEDKTVVEKLILEDDIHYINMVFTKGKGLPLHYSNAVVHMTVVRGKLSITLGDQATKVYEAGTLLKIPFDVKMNVRNEHDEILGLIVIKAPGPKVPVKYVR
- a CDS encoding type II CAAX endopeptidase family protein, giving the protein MIKNSETESYQISICNLVPFLLITFIIAWTIIGSYIFLTDKMVNIFGELTGEHPLFFLAVYSPAIAAIFVVVYNSGIKGLRDYFTRLLIWRSTKSWYIFLIVGIPVIFIAGSALKGNLFTEPFQFSSLSSILMAFLLTAIKGPVEELGWRGVMLPLLQRKFTPICSSIILGIIWGLWHLPAFLLSGTPQGAWSFTPFFFGAIALSIIVTALFNRSKGSILLPMLLHFFLNNPIWPDAQPYDIYLFVITAFLVIWFNRKIMFNKEDAVRRVIPLR